A section of the Phaseolus vulgaris cultivar G19833 chromosome 8, P. vulgaris v2.0, whole genome shotgun sequence genome encodes:
- the LOC137825708 gene encoding uncharacterized protein, with product MGAENESQEKRTQERPKSTITQEQFLSWKRQKDAAVSANKAEVSRKRAEDIAAGTIQMNGRELFAHEPWVFDNSQY from the exons ATGGGAGCTGAAAATGAATCACAGGAAAAACGCACACAAGAGAGGCCAAAGTCTACTATCACACAGGAACAGTTCCTTTCATGGAAGCGCCAAAAG GATGCCGCTGTATCAGCCAACAAAGCTGAAGTATCCAGGAAACGTGCGGAAGATATTGCAGCAGGAACAATTCAAATGAATGGCCGTGAGTTGTTTGCACATGAGCCATGGGTGTTTGATAACTCACAATATTGA
- the LOC137826177 gene encoding low affinity sulfate transporter 3-like has protein sequence MREQAVFHLEEHGQTERSQWVLDSPNPPPLWKKIFTSVKETILPRGNKFCFSSKRKTSRGHAVSCLQNLFPIISWLRDYKASKFKDDLLAGLTLASLSIPQSIGYATLAKVAPEYGLYTSVIPPLIYALMGSSREIAIGPVAVVSMLLSSLVPKVEDPVANPHAYRNLVFTVTFFTGIFQTAFGVFRLGFLVDFLSHAALVGFMAGAAVIIGLQQLKGLLGISHFTSKTDAVSVLASVYKSLHHQIASGEKWNPLNFVFGCSFLIFILITRFIGRRNRKFFWLPALSPLLSVILSTLIVYLSRADKHGVNIIKHVKGGMNPSSLHQLQLHGPHVGQAAKIGLICAVIALTEAIAVGRSFASIKGYHLDGNKEMLSMGFMNIAGSLTSCYVATGSFSRTAVNFSAGCQTAVSNIVMAVTVFLALELFTRLLYYTPVAILASIILSALPGLIDLSEACYIWKVDKLDFLACLGAFLGVLFATVEIGLLVAVIISFAKILIQSVRPGIEVLGRVPRTEAFCDVTQYPMAISTPGITVIRISSGSLCFANANFVRERILKWVSQDEDDLKETSKGRVQAVILDMTNLMNVDTSGILALEELHKRLLSRGVELAMVNPRWLVIHKLKLAHFVDKIGKEWVFLTVGEAVEACLSAKIART, from the exons ATGAGAGAACAAGCAGTCTTTCATCTTGAGGAACATGGTCAGACAGAGAGGTCCCAATGGGTGCTTGATTCTCCCAATCCACCCCCTCTTTGGAAGAAGATATTTACTTCTGTCAAGGAAACCATTCTGCCTCGTGGGAACAAATTCTGCTTCTCATCCAAGAGGAAAACTTCCCGTGGACATGCTGTCTCATGCTTGCAGAATCTGTTCCCTATCATTAGTTGGTTAAGAGATTACAAAGCCTCCAAGTTCAAAGATGACCTCTTAGCTGGCTTAACTCTTGCCAGCCTCAGCATACCTCAG AGCATAGGGTATGCTACCTTAGCAAAAGTTGCTCCTGAATATGGCCTGT ATACCAGTGTTATTCCTCCTCTTATTTATGCTCTGATGGGGAGCTCAAGAGAAATTGCAATTGGACCTGTGGCTGTAGTTTCAATGCTGTTATCTTCTCTGGTTCCAAAAGTGGAAGATCCTGTTGCCAATCCTCATGCCTATAGAAATCTTGTCTTTACTGTGACTTTCTTCACTGGAATTTTCCAAACTGCATTTGGTGTTTTCAG GTTGGGTTTTCTTGTGGATTTTCTTTCGCATGCTGCCTTAGTTGGATTCATGGCAGGCGCTGCCGTCATTATAGGTCTTCAGCAGCTCAAAGGTTTGCTGGGGATTAGTCACTTTACTTCCAAAACAGATGCAGTATCAGTGTTGGCATCTGTTTATAAGTCACTACATCATCAAATTGCCTCTGGAGAAAAA TGGAATCCTCTAAATTTTGTCTTCGGGTGTTCATTCttgattttcattctaattacCCGTTTTATT GGCAGAAGAAACAGAAAGTTTTTCTGGTTGCCTGCTCTTTCTCCCCTTCTATCAGTTATACTATCAACTTTGATCGTATATTTGTCAAGAGCTGATAAACACGGTGTTAATATAATAAAGCATGTCAAAGGAGGTATGAATCCAAGTTCACTGCACCAATTGCAACTCCACGGTCCACATGTTGGACAAGCAGCTAAAATTGGTTTGATTTGTGCAGTTATCGCACTCACT GAAGCTATAGCGGTAGGTCGATCTTTTGCTTCCATTAAGGGATACCATCTAGATGGGAACAAGGAAATGTTATCAATGGGCTTCATGAACATTGCAGGATCTTTGACTTCATGCTATGTAGCAACTG GTTCATTCTCAAGGACTGCAGTGAATTTTAGTGCTGGATGTCAAACAGCAGTGTCAAATATTGTGATGGCTGTCACAGTGTTTTTGGCCCTAGAATTGTTTACAAGGCTCTTATACTACACCCCTGTGGCTATCCTTGCATCTATCATCCTCTCTGCTCTTCCTGGATTAATTGACCTAAGTGAGGCTTGCTATATTTGGAAGGTTGACAAGTTGGACTTTCTTGCCTGTCTTGGTGCTTTTCTTGGGGTCTTGTTTGCAACAGTAGAGATTGGCCTTCTTGTTGCA GTGATAATTTCGTTTGCAAAGATACTAATTCAATCAGTTCGACCTGGAATAGAAGTTCTCGGAAGAGTTCCAAGAACAGAAGCCTTCTGTGATGTTACTCAATATCCCATGGCCATAAGCACTCCAGGCATCACAGTGATTCGCATAAGTTCTGGCTCACTTTGTTTTGCAAATGCTAACTTTGTCAGAGAAAG AATACTCAAGTGGGTCTCACAAGATGAAGATGACCTTAAAGAAACCAGCAAGGGTCGGGTCCAAGCAGTAATTCTGGACATGACAA ACCTCATGAATGTTGATACTTCTGGAATTCTAGCACTTGAGGAACTGCACAAGAGGTTGCTTTCCCGTGGAGTAGAA TTAGCCATGGTGAACCCAAGGTGGCTAGTGATCCACAAGCTTAAGCTTGCACACTTTGTAGACAAGATTGGAAAAGAATGGGTTTTCCTCACTGTTGGAGAAGCCGTTGAGGCATGCCTCTCTGCCAAAATTGCAAGAACTTGA